In Granulicella mallensis MP5ACTX8, the sequence TCGCCTGAGGCCGAGCAACGGCTCGATGCCATGGTACGCACGCAGAACGGTTTTGAACTGGCGGAGTTCGATCTGGAGCAACGTGGTCCCGGCGAGTTCTTCGGAACACGCCAGACCGGCCTGCCCGAGTTCCATGTCGCCAGCCTGGCTCGCGATCGCGAGTTTCTGGAACTGGCAAAATCAGAGGCCGCACATTTCGTCGAAGCGCCCGACCCCAACATTCCACGAGCTGAGATTGAGGCTGTCTGGGCCCGCCTGAAACAACAATGGCAGCGAAGGTATGGGCTCGTTGAGGCGTAAGTTCCCTTGCCAGAGACGAACTGGTGGATTACAGATTTAGACAAGTATTTATATAATCAAACATGGGCACGATCAAACCCCTCGAGTTCCTCGGTAATAGCCGCGATGATCTTCGCGAATTCCCGGTAGAGGTCCGCCGTGCCATTGGAGCAGAACTACTACGCGTTCAACTGGGCGTCATGCCCACCGATTTCAAGCCAATGCCAGCCGTTGGTAAAGGCGCCTACGAAATACGTGTCCGTCTCGATGGCGCCTGGCGTGTCCTCTACGTCGCCAAGTTCAATGAAGCTGTTTATGTGCTGCACGCATTCCAAAAGAAGACACAACAGACCGCCAAAGAAGACATTGATCTCGCGGCCAAACGTTACAAGATGATTGGAGAATGAGTTATGAAAAAGACAATTCCAGGATGGGACGATACTCGAATTACCTCAAGCTCTGGCAACATATTCGTCGATCTGGGGTTCGATGAAGCTGAAGCCCAGATCATGGCCATGCGCGTAGAACTCATGGTCAGCATAGAAAAGCACATTGCCGCGCAAGGCTGGACACAGGCCGAAGCTGCCAAACGACTGGGGATTACTCAGCCTCGTGTCTCCAAACTCAAAAAGGGAGCCTGGGACGAGTTTAGTGTGGATATGCTATTGACCTTGGCCGCACGCGCTGGTTTACATCCTGAACTACGCTTGGCAGCCTAGAGAAAAGAAAACGCGCAAGTAAGGTGCGGAAAGACTGCGCATTTTGCACTCTGTTCTCTATCCACTAGCTCGCCACTGCCATCTGCGCAGGTGCGCCCATGACGGACTGCACCTGCTTCTTCGGCCCACGCTTGCGGGCGACGAGGATTCGAATACGGTCGAGCATCTCGGCTGGAGTACATGCGCCCTTGGGTAGAAAAGCGTCTGCGGCGACCGCTCGGTCGAAGTTCGACACAGTTCCCGATACCAGGAGTGCCGGCAGGCAAGGATGCAGTTGCTTGGCCCGTCGGACCAGTTCATTGCCATCCATCTGCGACAGGATCACTTCCGACATCAGCAGGTCTACAGATCCCTGCATCGCCACCTGGAGGTATTCCAGGGCTTCGGCTGCTGTGCGCATAGCGAGAACGCGATAGCCGCGCGTTTCGAGCAAAAACTTCCGCACTGAGAGAACCTGTTCATTGTCATCCACACACAAAATCGTCTTACGAGGGCGCATTGTCGTTCCTTCTTCCGGCCGGTGGTTTCCGGCCCGAGTGTCTTGCATTCCGTTGATTCGTTCATCGCCACAGCCTGGGGCCGGACGTGTTTACCTTGGGTATCGCTACTTCGTTCCTTCGCTTCCATCAAGCCGTACATGCGTTCACGCCTGATAAAAAGGCGCAGGTTGGGGCATTCGCGCGGACAGTCACGTTTGTTGGCGTGAAGGTCTAGGCACGGTCCGCTTCTTTACGTTGACGGGGGAAGAGCGCGAGGCTCTCCTGTCCGCTTCGCGGGGCCAAAATGGCCCGAAGCAGTGCCCCGGGTCTCGAAAGCCACAAAGGCCCTCGGATCGCGGGTTTGTGAAAGAGGCCGTCTCGGCTCACCGCGCCCCGCACCCAGCGCCGCGAAAAACGGCGGCGCAGGGGTGCTGAGGCGGCAACTGGGCCGGCCTTTTTCAACACAAATTTTCAGTAAAACAGGCGAAAGTTTCTTGCCGCTGAGACATAGTCCCGATTGGCGATTTGCTGACTCTACCGGGGGGAACCTGCCGTGGCAATGGCGAATTTATAGCGAAAACGCAACAACTTCGTCATAGCGCATCCACCACTGCTATCAAACCCTGCGCTGCTATTGAGGTTTGGGGCTCTCCGCCTGTGGGAAACCAGTGGTTCAAGGCAGGAAAAACGAGCCAATTGCAACAGGAATGGTGCGCCCCGAAACATGCACGTAACGAACTTCGCCATTCTCGAGGTTCGCCTGCGCTGTGATCCGGCTGGGCCTGAGAATCTCGATTCCCTGCTCTATCACAACCGGTGCCTCTGATTGTACAAGTCCGTGCCGCACGAACCATGAGATGCAACAACCGGCAGCCGATCCTGTCGCCGGATCTTCGCCTCCGTAGAACTGCATGCGGGCCCGCCATTGCGGCCCCTCCGCCTGCCCGGTAGGAGCGACGCAGTAGAAAAACTTCGCATCGCTCTTCACGAGCCACGCCGACGCCTCGCGCTGGGAGATCTGCAACTGCCGCAACACCTCTATCGAGCGTAACGGGACGATACAGAACGCCATCCCGGTCGAGACCGTCTGCGGCTCATGCTCTGCGGACAGATCGCCCACCTGCAGCCCCAGAGCCGCTGCCACCTCCGAGCGATCATGCGTCTTCCCAAATACAGGGTCGTTCTGTTTCATCGTCGCGCGCACGCCGTGCTCTCCCTCGCGGCAAGGTTCGAACCGAACCGTAATCGGCCCCACCTTGAGGCGCAAAGTGATGCTCTCGGCTCCGCGCAGCGTCGGATGGTTGGAGTACAGCCAGGTCGCCGTGCCAAGCGTAGGATGCCCGGCAAAGGGCAATTCCTCCTCCGTGGTAAAGATCCTCACCTGGACCCCGTTGATACGTTCGTCCTCCGCGTCATCACTGGGCAGGACAAAGGTCGTTTCGGCGAGATTCGTCTCCCGCGCCAGGGCCTGCATCTCATCTCCCGAGAGCGAACGGGCATCATGAAACACGGCCAGTGGATTGCCTTCCAGCGGCTTTTCGGCAAAAACATCCATCACAGAGTATTCGAGTTTGCGGATCATACGATCAGTCTATCGAGAGACACGCTCTTCCCCTTATGCACGATTTACGGTCTTTGACATTTGACACACCCGCCCTGCCGCCGTAACTTAGAAAACAACCGCACGTGGAGCAAACCGCTCCATACTGATGCCAGTCATCAGTGGCGGTACAAGATCTGGACTCGAATGAATCTCACCGCCTCGAACTCGTCTCTCACATGCTGCTGTGGTTGCCGCTGCTGTTGCTGCGGCCCTGCGCGGGTGAGTCGATGAGCGAATCGAGACGCTAAGCTACAAACGTCAAGAAACGAACATCAAGACCCACCCAAGGCCATCGCCGGGTGGGTCTTCTGCTTTAGTGCCACCCTGAAACGGCCTTCACCAACCAGCTGCAACAACTTTCAAAGGCAGGTAAACACGATGTCTCTCCGCATCAACGATGTAGCCCCCGACTTTACCGCAGAAACCACCCAGGGCACAGTCCACTTCCACGAGTGGATCGGCGACAACTGGGCGGTGCTCTTCTCACACCCCAAGGACTTCACGCCCGTCTGCACCACTGAGCTCGGCGCGGTTGCCGCCCTGGAGACCCAGTTCGCCCAACGTGGCGCCAAGGTCATCGGCCTGTCGGTCGATCCCGTCGAGAGCCACGGCAAGTGGGCGCAGGACATCGAGGATGTAGGTGGACACAAGGTCAACTATCCGATCATCGGCGACCCCGAACTGAAGATCGCCAAGCTCTATGACATGCTGGCTGCCGAAGACGGCGATAGCTGCGAAGGCCGTACCCCCGCCAACAACGCCCCTGTACGCACGGTCTTCATCGTCGGCCCCGACAAGCGCATCAAGCTGCAGATCGCCTACCCAATGACCACCGGCCGCAACTTCGACGAGATCATCCGCGTGCTCGACTCCATGCAGCTCACCGCGAAGCACAAGGTCGCGACGCCGGCTAACTGGAAGCAGGGCGAAGATATCATCATCACCGGTGCTGTCTCCAACGAAGAAGCCGACAAGATCTTCCCGGGCTACAAGACGGTGAAGCCGTATCTGCGTACGGCGGCTCAACCTAAGTAGTCGTAGCATGTAGAATCATGCTTCTGCCCTTTGGCAGAAGCACATGAGCACCGGTGGCGAAGTGGCTAACGCGCTGGTCTGCAAAACCAGTATTCATGGGTTCGACCCCCATCCGGTGCTCCATAAAATCAAACACAAAGCGAGTCCACTTCGGACTCGCTTTGTTGTCTGTGGGCAAAATTGTGGGTTCCGTTTTCTTCCGGCTCCTGCGATTTATTTACAGCTCGCAGGACTTGCACAAATCTCCTGCTCGTCTGGTTAGTCTTTACCTGCTGATACGAAGAGCGAACTGCGCTACACGAGGGTCCGTAGTCGTAGTGGTGATGCTGCCGAAAGCGGCGGATCCAAAGCTGCCGTTGGGCTGGCCGAAGGCCGGAGTGTTGGTAATGTTGAAGACCTCCGCACGAAACTCCATATCGAACTTCTCAACGAGGCGAGTGCGCTTGACCAAAGCCAGGTCGAGATCCCGGTAGGCTGGGCCGCGCACCGGATTGCGAGAGGCTGTGCCAATAACGAACTGCGGCGCGGTGGCAAAAGCTGCGGTATTGAAGAAGTGGGCTGGAATGCGCTTGCCGGCGGGCAGATTAGGCTTGGCAACGATGTTGGGGCGCTGGAGAGCGAAACCGGCGAAGGCGTTGTTATTCGTCGCCTGAGTGACGGTGACCGGCATTCCGGACTGTAACGAGACGATGGCATTGAGGCTCCAGCCGCCGAGCAGCATGTTGCCAATACCGGTGGAGGCGACGCGATGGTTGCGACCAGCTGGCAGTTCATAGATTCCGCTGAAGGAGAGGACGTTGGGCATATCACCGTTGGAAGAGTCGCGCTCCAAATAGGGGCGAAAGGTGTCAGCGGCGATCAGCGAGCTGGTATTAGGCGAGGAGAGGACCGTGGAAGAAAAGACGGACGACGCCTGGTCGATAAGTTTGGAGTGGGTGTAAGCGAACAGAAGGTAGATGCCGTGATTGAGGCGCTGCTCGATTTTGGCTTCGATGGCGTTGTAGGTTGTGGAGCCGTTGTTGTTGCGATAGGTAGCTACGTTCTGAAAGCGGGGGTAGGGCTTGAGCAACTGCGCCGCAGCTACAGTTTTAGTGTTGAGGGAACTGGATGCGGGAAGCTGTCCGAAGTAAGGGTTCGCAACCTGCTTGAGCAGAGAGGAACCCTGGGCGAGTTGAGCACTGGTGAGTTGATTCAGATTGGAGTCAGGCTGCCCGACGTGAACAACGTGCGAGCCGACATAGGAGATATCGGCAGAGAGGTTGCTGGTGATGGCCCGCTGCACGGCGAAGTTCCACTGCTCGACATATCCGGAGCCTGCAGTGCGATTAGCCGTGTAGACGCTCTGGCCAAGGCCAGCGTTGGGAGTGAACGGAATGGGCGCGACCGAGGGTCCTTTTGAGAGTGCGAAGGCTGAGTTGACGCTATCCTGCGTCTTCTGCGTCACGCTTTGGATGAAAGGAAACTGCGGGGTGGTGAAGGGCGTAGTGATTCCGGATTGATCGATGAAGACAATGCCGAAGCCGGCTCGGGCGACAGTCTTCGGGTCCGCCTGGAAGGTAAAACCGATGCGCGGCGCGAAGTTACCGTAGTGAAGCTCGCGTGCGCTGCGGGAGAAGCCGTTGACGCCAAGATAATCAAGCTGCTGGGTGGCCAGGTTGAAAACCGCTCCCTGGTTGTTCTTCTCGGTGGAGGGATGGTGGAGCGTCCAGCGTACCCCCAGATTGAAGGTGAGGCTATTGGAGGCCTTCCAATCATCCTGGACAAAGAACTCCTCTATGTAGTCGCGTGGACGGATCTTGTTCGACTGGAGATCAATCTGGAAGGTGTCGACCTGGCCGAGGAGGAAGCTGGCGACAGCATTGCCGCTGTTGGTGACGCCCTGCTGATTAGTGCCAGTAGTCGTAAAGGCGAAGGAGCCGGTGGGATTGGGCGGCGATACGGTGTTGAGTTGATACCAGCGGAAGTCGAGACCGGCTTTGATCGCGTGAGCTCCGTGCGTGTAAACGGCCGTATCGACCAACTGCCATACGGCCGTCTGAAAATTGGCAAAGGTGCTGGCGGAGGGACCAAGCTGCTGAAAACCGGTGAGAGTGAAGAGCGGCAAAGCATTGTTGAAGGCAGCGTTAGTGGGGATGCCGGGAATGCCGAGTGCCGCGGAAGCGGTGCTGCCGAGAACAGGGCCAAGGATGTTATTGCTCCGGCGGGTGTAGCCACCAGTAGCATTGTTGACAAGCCGTGCGGAGAAGATATGGGTCTCATTAAGGACAGCCTGTTGGCCAAGGACGTTCGAGAGGCCAGGGACCGCACCAGTCCCAAGAGCGGAACCGCTAATGAGACCACCGCCATCAGGCAGCGGAGTGACGGGCTGTTCGACCTCGTTGTAGTAGGAGTAGCGACCGAAGGCGCGGTCTCGTGTGCCATAGGCACCGTCGATGCGGATGTCGAACTGGTTCTGATGGTCGGCATCATTGGCGGTGCGGCTATAGTTGTTTGCCGCAGCGGTAAGGTTCGTGGGTATCGGAAAGCGGTTGAGGAGCGCGAGGGCTGCGGCGTCGAACGGCGTATTGATGACGTCGTTGGGAAACTCCTGACGAACGTTGACGCCGCCAACGACAGTGGTGGTAGCCGGGTTGTAGATCTTCGAGACTCCGGTAAAAACTCCCTTGCGCTCATTGAGCGTAGGGATGCTTGAAGTCAGCGTGCGTCCGATGAGCTGCTTAACACCCTGGTAGTCGGCGAAAAAGAAGAGACGATCATGCAGGACGGGTGCCCCAAGGGTCGCGCCGTAGAGATTGCGGCGATACTCGGGCTTGCGGCCCGCAGGAGCAAAGTAGTTGCGGGCGTTGAGATCTTCATTGCGCAGGAATTCGAAGAGGCTGCCATGGATCTCATTGGAACCGGAACGCGTGGCGACATTCACGACACCGCCATTGAAGCGGCCAAACTCAGCGGGGACGTTGTTGGCCTCGATGGTGAACTCCTGAATATCGTCGAGGATAGGAAAGAAGGCGACCTGACCGGGCTCAGGCTGCAAAGCGGAGATACCGTCGTAAATGTA encodes:
- a CDS encoding peroxiredoxin — its product is MSLRINDVAPDFTAETTQGTVHFHEWIGDNWAVLFSHPKDFTPVCTTELGAVAALETQFAQRGAKVIGLSVDPVESHGKWAQDIEDVGGHKVNYPIIGDPELKIAKLYDMLAAEDGDSCEGRTPANNAPVRTVFIVGPDKRIKLQIAYPMTTGRNFDEIIRVLDSMQLTAKHKVATPANWKQGEDIIITGAVSNEEADKIFPGYKTVKPYLRTAAQPK
- a CDS encoding type II toxin-antitoxin system RelE/ParE family toxin, with translation MGTIKPLEFLGNSRDDLREFPVEVRRAIGAELLRVQLGVMPTDFKPMPAVGKGAYEIRVRLDGAWRVLYVAKFNEAVYVLHAFQKKTQQTAKEDIDLAAKRYKMIGE
- a CDS encoding PhzF family phenazine biosynthesis protein, producing the protein MIRKLEYSVMDVFAEKPLEGNPLAVFHDARSLSGDEMQALARETNLAETTFVLPSDDAEDERINGVQVRIFTTEEELPFAGHPTLGTATWLYSNHPTLRGAESITLRLKVGPITVRFEPCREGEHGVRATMKQNDPVFGKTHDRSEVAAALGLQVGDLSAEHEPQTVSTGMAFCIVPLRSIEVLRQLQISQREASAWLVKSDAKFFYCVAPTGQAEGPQWRARMQFYGGEDPATGSAAGCCISWFVRHGLVQSEAPVVIEQGIEILRPSRITAQANLENGEVRYVHVSGRTIPVAIGSFFLP
- a CDS encoding TonB-dependent receptor, giving the protein MPRLFSSAVLFALLSGSITYAQIAADLRGRVLDPSGAAIPNAHLELIESSTRVHQETLTSSSGDYLFIHLNPGSYGIDVTAPGFETLHRTGITVIVGQTVGVDLTLTLGSSQQTIDVSSAAPLLQTETSNIQTNIPGATLIAMPLNTRNFIQLSTLIPGVELPPGTLLPRINGGRPRTNEYIYDGISALQPEPGQVAFFPILDDIQEFTIEANNVPAEFGRFNGGVVNVATRSGSNEIHGSLFEFLRNEDLNARNYFAPAGRKPEYRRNLYGATLGAPVLHDRLFFFADYQGVKQLIGRTLTSSIPTLNERKGVFTGVSKIYNPATTTVVGGVNVRQEFPNDVINTPFDAAALALLNRFPIPTNLTAAANNYSRTANDADHQNQFDIRIDGAYGTRDRAFGRYSYYNEVEQPVTPLPDGGGLISGSALGTGAVPGLSNVLGQQAVLNETHIFSARLVNNATGGYTRRSNNILGPVLGSTASAALGIPGIPTNAAFNNALPLFTLTGFQQLGPSASTFANFQTAVWQLVDTAVYTHGAHAIKAGLDFRWYQLNTVSPPNPTGSFAFTTTGTNQQGVTNSGNAVASFLLGQVDTFQIDLQSNKIRPRDYIEEFFVQDDWKASNSLTFNLGVRWTLHHPSTEKNNQGAVFNLATQQLDYLGVNGFSRSARELHYGNFAPRIGFTFQADPKTVARAGFGIVFIDQSGITTPFTTPQFPFIQSVTQKTQDSVNSAFALSKGPSVAPIPFTPNAGLGQSVYTANRTAGSGYVEQWNFAVQRAITSNLSADISYVGSHVVHVGQPDSNLNQLTSAQLAQGSSLLKQVANPYFGQLPASSSLNTKTVAAAQLLKPYPRFQNVATYRNNNGSTTYNAIEAKIEQRLNHGIYLLFAYTHSKLIDQASSVFSSTVLSSPNTSSLIAADTFRPYLERDSSNGDMPNVLSFSGIYELPAGRNHRVASTGIGNMLLGGWSLNAIVSLQSGMPVTVTQATNNNAFAGFALQRPNIVAKPNLPAGKRIPAHFFNTAAFATAPQFVIGTASRNPVRGPAYRDLDLALVKRTRLVEKFDMEFRAEVFNITNTPAFGQPNGSFGSAAFGSITTTTTDPRVAQFALRISR
- a CDS encoding helix-turn-helix domain-containing protein → MKKTIPGWDDTRITSSSGNIFVDLGFDEAEAQIMAMRVELMVSIEKHIAAQGWTQAEAAKRLGITQPRVSKLKKGAWDEFSVDMLLTLAARAGLHPELRLAA
- a CDS encoding response regulator, with the translated sequence MRPRKTILCVDDNEQVLSVRKFLLETRGYRVLAMRTAAEALEYLQVAMQGSVDLLMSEVILSQMDGNELVRRAKQLHPCLPALLVSGTVSNFDRAVAADAFLPKGACTPAEMLDRIRILVARKRGPKKQVQSVMGAPAQMAVAS